A genomic segment from Planctomycetia bacterium encodes:
- a CDS encoding CHAD domain-containing protein: MKKASPLPTVSKNIFPAVARLAVRHAQQMGTLLRSLLAGNTYQPERVHQLRILSRKCAAAWSVLKLINPSTVPDKALRVLRSLRRKFSKLRDADIRLALLQEHTRKPDSELTAALLHDWHCHYQKVINQVRSKAERYFRAFKELQEQGKSAYQTATTSTWKKRHQRWLHQQSLPCQISGKSLSAESLHEFRLATKRWRYLLQTVYPAKDNSPAAKLLNDLTAIQDALGRQRDINQLLGWLIPLQQSLSHQVNASRSLHRYMETLRRWCLVELKRLEKQINKTCQQWLSQSSSARS; the protein is encoded by the coding sequence ATGAAAAAGGCCTCGCCACTCCCCACTGTTTCCAAAAACATCTTCCCTGCTGTTGCCAGGCTGGCCGTACGGCATGCTCAGCAAATGGGAACACTGCTCAGATCATTGCTGGCTGGCAATACTTATCAGCCTGAGCGGGTACATCAGCTGCGCATATTATCCCGCAAGTGCGCCGCTGCGTGGTCGGTGCTGAAGCTCATCAACCCATCAACGGTTCCCGACAAAGCACTTCGAGTTCTTCGTTCATTGCGCAGAAAGTTCAGCAAGCTGCGCGATGCGGATATTCGCCTGGCCTTGCTGCAGGAACATACCCGCAAACCAGATTCGGAACTCACCGCTGCACTTTTACATGATTGGCATTGCCATTACCAGAAGGTAATCAACCAGGTACGCAGCAAGGCAGAACGCTACTTTCGTGCATTCAAAGAGTTGCAGGAACAGGGTAAGAGCGCTTACCAAACTGCCACCACATCTACCTGGAAGAAGCGGCATCAACGCTGGCTGCATCAGCAGAGTCTTCCCTGTCAGATTTCGGGAAAGTCCTTATCTGCTGAATCGCTGCACGAATTTCGCCTTGCGACCAAGCGGTGGCGATACCTTCTGCAAACGGTTTATCCAGCCAAGGATAACTCACCTGCTGCAAAGCTTCTGAATGATTTGACCGCTATACAGGATGCACTGGGCAGGCAGCGGGATATCAACCAGTTGCTGGGCTGGCTTATACCTCTGCAGCAGAGTTTGTCCCATCAGGTGAATGCCAGCAGGAGTTTGCACCGATATATGGAAACATTGCGAAGATGGTGTTTGGTGGAATTGAAACGATTGGAAAAGCAGATCAACAAAACATGTCAGCAATGGCTCTCTCAATCCTCGAGCGCCAGGTCATGA
- a CDS encoding acetylxylan esterase, producing the protein MVFRILSLFFCAVLAMTLSQTTVCQENPQAVGQPDPLINRNGEKVTTAEQWKSQRRPEILELFRTQMYGMAPGRVARSEIRIAQTDKNFLNGKAMRLQLLIKLKAPSGEVHTIDVMLVVPQGTTPDKKYPVFLGLNFCGNHGIHPDPGIPLSTKWMPSSGQKGVVNNRATEAHRGVQASRWPLEQIIDQGFGVATAYYGDLEEDHKDGWKTGVRSLFPVDGKVGDQLPDHAWGAIGAWGWGLSRIMDALEIWHTVDAKRVYVHGHSRLGKTALWAGACDERFAMVISNNSGEGGAALARRLKGERTADLNRVFPHWYCKNFHQYSGHEEKLPFDQHWLIACMAPRLVYIASASDDAWADPEGEFLAGVHAEPVFQLFHLKGLGTALWPAVQTPVGNSIRYHLRQGKHDVTSYDWEQWMKAAPR; encoded by the coding sequence ATGGTGTTTCGCATCTTATCTCTGTTCTTTTGTGCTGTGCTTGCCATGACTCTATCACAAACTACCGTGTGCCAAGAGAACCCCCAGGCTGTTGGCCAGCCCGATCCACTCATCAATCGCAATGGTGAAAAAGTAACCACTGCCGAACAGTGGAAATCGCAGCGGCGTCCTGAAATTCTTGAATTGTTCCGAACACAGATGTATGGCATGGCTCCAGGCCGTGTTGCCCGCTCGGAAATCAGGATTGCTCAGACTGATAAGAACTTTCTGAATGGCAAAGCCATGCGGCTGCAGTTGCTCATCAAGCTGAAAGCCCCTAGCGGAGAGGTACATACGATTGATGTCATGCTGGTAGTGCCTCAAGGTACAACTCCTGACAAGAAATACCCTGTTTTTCTCGGTCTCAATTTCTGTGGCAATCATGGCATTCACCCTGATCCTGGAATTCCCCTGAGCACCAAATGGATGCCTTCTTCAGGCCAAAAGGGAGTCGTTAATAACCGGGCAACGGAAGCACATCGAGGGGTGCAGGCAAGCCGCTGGCCTTTGGAACAGATCATTGACCAGGGCTTTGGCGTGGCCACCGCGTACTATGGCGACCTGGAGGAGGATCACAAAGATGGCTGGAAGACAGGGGTCCGGTCATTATTTCCTGTAGATGGCAAAGTGGGTGATCAACTGCCTGATCATGCCTGGGGTGCTATAGGCGCCTGGGGTTGGGGGTTGTCTCGCATCATGGATGCACTCGAAATCTGGCACACCGTAGATGCCAAGCGAGTGTATGTGCATGGTCATTCCCGATTGGGAAAAACAGCACTGTGGGCTGGGGCTTGTGATGAACGCTTTGCCATGGTAATCAGCAACAACTCAGGCGAAGGTGGTGCCGCACTGGCCCGTCGACTCAAGGGCGAACGCACTGCTGATCTGAATCGTGTGTTCCCACACTGGTACTGCAAGAACTTTCATCAGTATTCAGGACACGAAGAAAAACTGCCTTTCGATCAGCACTGGCTGATTGCCTGCATGGCACCTCGCCTTGTTTATATTGCGAGCGCCAGTGATGATGCCTGGGCTGATCCCGAAGGTGAATTCCTGGCTGGCGTTCATGCCGAACCGGTTTTCCAGCTGTTTCATTTGAAAGGGCTGGGAACTGCCCTGTGGCCTGCGGTACAGACACCGGTGGGCAACAGCATCCGCTATCATCTGCGACAGGGGAAGCATGATGTTACCAGTTACGACTGGGAACAGTGGATGAAAGCTGCACCCCGGTAG
- a CDS encoding VOC family protein, translating to MDPVVHFEIPVKNLDKARAFYGSIFGWQLADWPMPDGSVMVGCVTTPVDETTRVPLKPGGINGGILLENQHLKAPAFAIHVASIDERVKQVEAAGGKVIMPKMDMMGMGFYCYVTDPDGTVIGLWQDAAKKG from the coding sequence GTGGATCCCGTCGTACATTTTGAAATCCCCGTCAAGAACCTTGATAAGGCACGGGCCTTTTATGGCAGCATCTTTGGCTGGCAACTGGCCGACTGGCCCATGCCGGATGGCAGCGTTATGGTGGGTTGTGTTACCACTCCCGTCGATGAAACTACACGCGTTCCACTTAAGCCGGGCGGCATCAACGGCGGCATATTGCTTGAGAACCAGCATCTCAAGGCCCCTGCTTTTGCCATTCATGTTGCTTCCATTGATGAACGGGTAAAGCAAGTGGAAGCAGCAGGTGGCAAAGTGATCATGCCCAAGATGGATATGATGGGAATGGGTTTCTACTGTTATGTCACTGATCCGGATGGAACAGTGATTGGTTTGTGGCAGGATGCGGCGAAAAAGGGGTGA
- a CDS encoding dihydrodipicolinate synthase family protein encodes MTIDPLAMLRPRRKIMGISAILLPFLENGEIDWRSFVQHVIRTRDAGLMPAVNMDTGFGPFLSDADKAKAIEYTRCEMAGKPFAAGVFVSDQPGSPFQQDAYARQMEHIAQQGGIPVVCQSFGLTSLPDDQLVRAYHDLGSHVSRFIAFELGQMFAPFGKIYSLEVYAELLKVKSCMGAKHSSLSRELEWQRLKLRDQQRPDFHVFTGNDLAIDMVMYGSDYLLGLSTFAPQLFAQRDQYWETGDVRFYELNDKLQYLGAFAFREPVPAYKHSAAQFLKLLGSIESSKTHPNSPMRPESDVEVLKEIATQLSQ; translated from the coding sequence ATGACGATCGATCCCCTCGCCATGCTCCGCCCCCGCCGCAAGATAATGGGTATCTCAGCGATCCTGCTGCCATTCCTGGAGAATGGGGAGATCGACTGGCGGAGTTTTGTTCAGCATGTCATCCGCACCAGAGATGCCGGGTTGATGCCTGCCGTCAACATGGATACTGGTTTTGGGCCGTTCTTGAGTGATGCAGATAAGGCGAAAGCAATTGAATACACACGCTGCGAAATGGCCGGTAAACCTTTTGCTGCCGGCGTGTTTGTCAGCGATCAGCCGGGTAGCCCGTTTCAGCAAGATGCCTACGCCCGGCAAATGGAACACATTGCCCAGCAAGGCGGCATCCCGGTGGTCTGTCAATCGTTTGGGTTGACATCATTGCCTGATGACCAACTGGTCAGAGCATATCACGATCTTGGCAGCCATGTTTCTCGATTCATTGCATTTGAACTGGGGCAGATGTTTGCACCGTTTGGCAAAATCTACTCGCTGGAAGTTTATGCTGAACTGCTCAAAGTCAAGTCGTGTATGGGAGCCAAGCATTCGTCGCTATCGCGTGAACTGGAATGGCAACGGCTCAAACTGCGTGATCAGCAGCGCCCTGACTTTCACGTCTTTACCGGAAACGACTTGGCTATCGACATGGTGATGTATGGCAGCGATTACCTGCTGGGTCTATCCACTTTTGCTCCCCAGTTGTTCGCCCAACGGGATCAATACTGGGAAACGGGCGATGTGCGGTTTTATGAATTGAACGATAAGCTCCAGTACCTTGGTGCATTTGCCTTTCGTGAGCCTGTGCCTGCGTACAAGCACTCCGCAGCACAGTTCTTGAAACTGCTGGGCAGTATTGAGTCGTCGAAAACCCATCCGAATAGCCCCATGCGGCCGGAGAGTGATGTGGAGGTGCTTAAAGAAATCGCAACACAATTGAGCCAGTAA
- a CDS encoding methenyltetrahydromethanopterin cyclohydrolase, translated as MNLHLNARGFRLAELLEARAEDFRVAVSRTAQGSRIIDAGVAVPGGLHAGLMLSHICLADLGLVSIQSATLAGYPLVQVTTDQPVAACLASQYAGWMIKVGNFFAMGSGPMRAAYGREELYKHIGCTELVHAAIGCLETKQLPNDDVALDIASKCNVSPEHVTLLVAPTTSMAGTLQVVARSVETCLHKLHELKFDVLQVKSGHGTAPLPPVAKRTNAAIGRTNDAILYGGMVTLWVDCPDDFIAEVGPKVPASASPDYGVPFAELFEKVGGDFYKIDPLLFSPARVTFNNLQSGRMFTFGQVNERLLNQSFSG; from the coding sequence ATGAATCTCCATTTGAATGCACGCGGTTTTCGTCTTGCTGAACTGCTGGAAGCCAGGGCAGAAGATTTCCGGGTTGCAGTCAGCCGAACGGCGCAAGGCTCGCGTATTATTGATGCAGGTGTAGCAGTCCCTGGCGGCTTGCACGCTGGCTTGATGCTTTCCCATATCTGCCTGGCTGATCTGGGACTGGTCAGCATACAATCTGCAACGCTGGCGGGTTACCCCCTCGTACAAGTCACCACCGATCAACCGGTAGCTGCCTGCCTGGCGAGTCAATATGCGGGGTGGATGATCAAGGTTGGCAATTTCTTTGCTATGGGTTCCGGCCCCATGCGTGCTGCTTATGGCCGCGAAGAATTGTACAAACATATTGGCTGCACTGAACTTGTTCATGCTGCCATTGGTTGCCTGGAAACCAAGCAACTGCCCAACGATGATGTGGCTCTCGACATTGCCAGCAAGTGCAATGTCAGCCCGGAGCATGTGACGTTGCTGGTTGCTCCGACGACTTCGATGGCGGGAACCTTGCAGGTGGTGGCACGAAGCGTAGAGACGTGTTTACACAAACTGCACGAACTCAAGTTCGATGTGCTTCAAGTGAAAAGCGGGCACGGAACTGCTCCGCTGCCGCCGGTAGCCAAACGCACCAATGCCGCCATTGGCCGCACTAACGATGCCATCCTCTATGGCGGCATGGTGACGCTATGGGTTGATTGCCCTGATGACTTCATTGCTGAAGTCGGACCGAAGGTGCCTGCTTCTGCTTCACCTGATTACGGCGTTCCATTCGCAGAACTTTTTGAAAAAGTGGGAGGCGACTTTTACAAGATCGATCCCCTGCTCTTCAGCCCGGCCAGGGTAACCTTCAACAATCTGCAAAGCGGGAGAATGTTTACTTTTGGCCAAGTGAATGAAAGACTTCTGAACCAATCATTTTCGGGTTAG
- a CDS encoding DUF1080 domain-containing protein — MAILFLICTYLLDDSSWIPLFPNEGPPTGWIVTEWSDVAKPASKDGQWKVKNGVLYPGEKRGTWLISEKEYSDFILEFEIKLTERGNSGVALRTPLKGDPAFDGLELQIADLRYNTQAKPSELTGGLYRAVAPTQQVYKPAEWNRFRIELRGNKLKATINGVLVQDIDLSQQTETVKRHDGTDALPIKDRPRKGHIGFQHLSRNNEPIMIRHARIHEIK, encoded by the coding sequence ATGGCCATACTGTTCTTGATCTGCACGTACCTCTTGGATGATTCGAGCTGGATTCCACTCTTTCCCAACGAGGGCCCGCCTACAGGCTGGATCGTCACTGAGTGGAGTGATGTTGCTAAACCGGCTTCAAAAGATGGGCAGTGGAAGGTTAAAAACGGCGTTCTTTACCCCGGCGAAAAGCGTGGCACCTGGCTGATCAGCGAGAAAGAGTACAGCGACTTCATTCTTGAATTTGAAATCAAGCTCACCGAGCGAGGCAACAGTGGGGTGGCGTTACGCACTCCCTTGAAAGGCGACCCGGCCTTTGATGGGCTGGAACTGCAGATCGCAGACTTACGATACAACACCCAGGCGAAACCATCCGAATTAACAGGTGGACTTTACCGGGCAGTAGCTCCCACACAGCAAGTCTACAAACCTGCTGAATGGAATAGATTCCGCATTGAATTGCGAGGCAACAAACTGAAAGCCACGATTAACGGTGTGCTGGTGCAGGATATCGATCTCAGCCAGCAAACCGAAACGGTCAAGCGGCATGATGGCACCGATGCTCTACCCATCAAAGATCGGCCACGCAAGGGGCATATTGGTTTTCAGCATCTCAGCCGGAACAATGAACCGATAATGATCCGCCATGCCCGCATTCATGAGATCAAATAA
- a CDS encoding dicarboxylate/amino acid:cation symporter produces the protein MFQYFRTWSLTRWILLAMIVGTLIGWLFPKPTDPTAFDPTTIYSMLSTIFIRMIQSLIAPLLFATLVIGIAGHGDDIKRVGRLALKSFIYFEIVTTLALFIGLAAVNLTQPGVGIKPPESAEKAKEFAKKQNSASSMMEHIIPKSIVQAAAENEVLQIVFWAILFAIALTQIKKHHRDNLLGGLDALAEAMFKFVGLVMKYAPIGVGAAIAGTVAQGGLEVLKNLAMLILTLYAALIVFIVVVLLPVCWLARVPLKSFGKAIAEPALIAFSTTSSEAALPKAMQAMEALGVPKRIVSFVMPTGYSFNLDGTTLYLAVASIFCLQASGVETTWGQQIILMLALMLTSKGVAAVPRASLVILSGTLISFNYPVEAVAVILGVDALMDMARTTVNLVGNCLATVVMARWEGEFNDHATDPNDTITTMDAVTQEA, from the coding sequence ATGTTTCAATACTTCCGTACCTGGTCGCTGACTCGCTGGATTCTGCTGGCCATGATTGTCGGCACGCTCATTGGATGGCTGTTCCCCAAGCCAACTGACCCCACTGCATTTGATCCCACCACGATCTACAGCATGCTGTCGACGATCTTCATTCGCATGATCCAGTCGCTGATTGCCCCCCTGCTCTTTGCTACCTTGGTGATCGGCATTGCCGGGCATGGCGACGACATTAAACGAGTGGGCAGGTTGGCACTCAAGTCGTTCATATACTTCGAAATCGTCACCACGCTGGCGCTCTTTATCGGCCTAGCTGCTGTCAACCTAACGCAGCCTGGCGTTGGCATCAAACCACCCGAAAGTGCCGAGAAAGCAAAGGAATTTGCCAAGAAGCAGAATTCCGCTTCCTCCATGATGGAACACATTATTCCCAAGAGCATTGTCCAGGCAGCTGCCGAGAATGAAGTGTTGCAGATTGTGTTTTGGGCAATTCTGTTTGCCATCGCTTTGACGCAGATCAAGAAACACCACCGCGACAATCTGCTGGGAGGGCTGGATGCCCTGGCTGAGGCGATGTTCAAATTCGTCGGGCTGGTGATGAAATACGCGCCGATTGGTGTGGGTGCTGCCATCGCGGGCACAGTGGCTCAGGGTGGACTGGAAGTGCTCAAAAACCTTGCCATGCTGATTCTCACACTTTACGCAGCGTTAATCGTCTTCATCGTGGTGGTGTTGCTGCCTGTCTGCTGGCTGGCACGGGTGCCCCTCAAGAGTTTCGGCAAAGCTATCGCGGAACCGGCGCTGATTGCGTTTTCCACAACCTCTTCCGAAGCAGCTTTGCCCAAGGCCATGCAGGCGATGGAAGCTCTGGGCGTACCCAAACGCATCGTTTCCTTTGTCATGCCCACCGGCTATTCATTCAACCTGGATGGAACGACTCTCTACCTGGCGGTGGCATCGATTTTCTGTCTGCAGGCATCGGGGGTGGAAACCACCTGGGGGCAGCAGATCATCCTGATGCTGGCCCTGATGCTGACGAGCAAAGGGGTAGCTGCTGTGCCGCGTGCCTCTTTGGTGATTTTGTCAGGCACATTGATTTCTTTCAATTACCCAGTGGAAGCTGTTGCAGTCATTCTCGGCGTGGATGCATTGATGGACATGGCCCGCACGACGGTAAACCTGGTGGGTAATTGCCTGGCTACGGTGGTGATGGCCCGCTGGGAGGGAGAGTTCAACGATCATGCGACGGACCCAAACGATACCATTACCACGATGGATGCTGTTACTCAGGAAGCGTGA
- a CDS encoding glycosyl hydrolase gives MQFRQDNIMSFFRLFSIVAFFSIMAVTYADPFRPKETEPKLFKNLKYRQIGPAAGGRVCRVAGIPGDALTYYAATASGGLWKSMDGGLRWSSIMDETGSFSIGSVAVAPANPNILYVGTGEANIRGNVCSGDGIFKSVDAGRTWKHVWKQKAQIGTIIVHPINPDICFAAVLGNAFVPSSERGVYRTTDGGKTWKKVLFHDDATGASDVCFDPNNPNILFAGMWQTRRRPWELTSGGPGSGLYISRDAGNTWQKLESKNTLGKETGLPEGIYGRVGIAVAASDSQRVYALIEAEKGGLFRSDDGGVTWKLASGDRRLRQRAWYYSTITIDSTNANVLWCPQVTQLKSIDGGKTFENVAGPHHGDHHDHWIDPTNPRRMINANDGGVDITVDGGKTWFTPTLPISQFYRIQVDQQMPYHVGGTMQDLGSAAGPSNTLAVQGIRLADWYPVGGGETGYVLFDAKNPNVVYAGEYAGIITRYDRLTRTARNVSIYPENPSGHGGEAMKYRFRWPAPIAGSFHEAGTLYHAANVLFRSRNGGQTWDKISDDLTRNDKSKQKWSGGPITGDNTTAEFYCTISAVAESPLEAGVIWAGSDDGLLHITRDQGKTWKNVTAQLPEFPEWGTIKMIEASRYHAGTAYVVVDAHLLGDTKPYLFKTKDYGQTWESLSQSMPGSDYLHVVREDTKHSNMLFVGFERGVYFSTDAGKSWQALKLNLPPVPVHDLIVKGNDLVLGTNGRSLWILDDISPVRSLNAEKAEEPVVFLKPEPCIRWKMGSSAITSHLAASFENPPYGAVLHYHLKKKPAKELKLVIEDAAGNRIISFEGKKDQDDKEKKQEPEEGSTPKPELENEPGLHRFVWNLSHERGAAIKGAVADMGSPEVGPPVNSGKYTARLIVDGKTYANAITVLPDPRIKQSDRDVVLQEKITLEMRGDIKLLTNTVETLRAVRSQLQSRNELLKDHKEAGKLVDASKKAIEQLDQLEEKLHNPKAKIAYDILAQRGGAKLYSRLVFLYNSALDGDDGPTQGELEVYIGIKTELKQCIVAWEKFKSTDLIGLNEQALKLSVPTIFVPKLVEKK, from the coding sequence ATGCAATTCCGACAGGATAACATCATGTCCTTCTTCCGCCTGTTCAGTATCGTTGCTTTCTTCAGTATTATGGCGGTGACTTACGCCGATCCTTTTAGACCAAAAGAAACTGAGCCGAAACTCTTCAAGAACCTGAAGTATCGTCAGATCGGCCCGGCAGCTGGTGGACGTGTCTGCCGAGTGGCTGGCATTCCGGGTGATGCACTCACCTATTATGCAGCTACCGCTTCGGGAGGATTGTGGAAGTCCATGGATGGCGGCCTGCGCTGGTCATCCATCATGGATGAGACGGGTTCCTTTTCTATTGGCTCCGTTGCTGTTGCTCCAGCAAACCCCAATATTCTCTATGTAGGTACGGGTGAAGCAAATATTCGAGGTAACGTCTGCAGTGGCGACGGTATCTTCAAATCCGTTGATGCAGGACGCACCTGGAAACACGTGTGGAAGCAGAAGGCCCAGATCGGCACCATCATCGTGCATCCAATCAATCCAGACATCTGTTTTGCAGCAGTGTTAGGGAATGCGTTTGTGCCCAGCAGCGAACGTGGAGTCTATCGCACTACCGATGGAGGCAAAACCTGGAAGAAAGTTTTGTTCCATGACGATGCAACCGGAGCCAGTGATGTCTGCTTCGACCCCAACAATCCGAACATTCTCTTTGCAGGCATGTGGCAAACACGTAGACGGCCCTGGGAACTGACGAGTGGCGGCCCAGGCAGCGGCCTCTATATCTCCCGCGATGCCGGCAACACCTGGCAGAAACTGGAATCAAAGAATACTCTCGGTAAAGAGACTGGCTTGCCTGAAGGCATCTATGGCAGGGTTGGCATTGCGGTTGCTGCCAGCGACAGCCAGCGTGTGTACGCTTTGATTGAGGCAGAGAAGGGCGGTTTGTTCAGGTCGGATGATGGTGGTGTCACCTGGAAACTGGCCAGTGGCGACCGTCGCTTGCGACAACGTGCCTGGTATTATTCGACGATCACTATCGATTCCACCAATGCCAATGTTCTTTGGTGCCCGCAGGTGACACAACTGAAAAGCATTGACGGAGGTAAGACATTCGAGAACGTAGCTGGGCCGCATCATGGCGACCATCATGATCACTGGATTGATCCCACCAATCCCAGGCGGATGATCAATGCCAACGATGGCGGTGTGGATATCACAGTGGACGGCGGAAAAACATGGTTCACACCTACTTTGCCGATCAGCCAGTTTTATCGCATCCAGGTGGATCAGCAGATGCCTTACCATGTAGGCGGCACTATGCAGGATTTAGGTTCTGCTGCCGGGCCATCGAATACGCTGGCAGTGCAGGGCATCCGCTTGGCCGACTGGTATCCCGTTGGTGGTGGCGAAACAGGTTATGTGCTTTTTGATGCGAAGAATCCGAACGTGGTCTATGCCGGTGAATATGCCGGCATCATCACTCGCTACGATCGGCTGACTCGCACAGCCAGGAATGTTTCCATCTATCCAGAGAATCCATCAGGGCATGGCGGGGAAGCGATGAAATACCGCTTCCGCTGGCCTGCTCCCATTGCTGGTTCGTTTCATGAAGCAGGCACCTTGTATCATGCGGCCAATGTCCTGTTCAGATCACGTAATGGTGGCCAGACATGGGATAAGATCAGTGATGACCTGACTCGCAACGATAAGAGCAAACAGAAATGGTCGGGCGGACCTATCACCGGCGATAATACGACTGCTGAGTTCTATTGCACCATTTCCGCAGTAGCAGAATCACCGCTGGAAGCTGGCGTCATCTGGGCTGGCTCCGATGATGGGTTACTTCACATCACCAGAGATCAAGGCAAGACATGGAAGAATGTAACAGCACAACTCCCTGAATTCCCCGAGTGGGGAACTATCAAAATGATCGAAGCTTCACGATATCATGCAGGCACTGCCTACGTTGTTGTGGATGCTCATCTGCTTGGCGATACGAAGCCCTACCTGTTCAAGACCAAAGACTATGGGCAAACCTGGGAATCACTCAGTCAGTCCATGCCAGGCAGCGATTACCTCCATGTGGTGCGAGAAGACACCAAACATTCAAACATGTTGTTTGTGGGGTTTGAGCGAGGTGTATACTTCAGCACCGATGCAGGCAAAAGCTGGCAAGCACTGAAATTGAATCTGCCTCCAGTGCCAGTGCACGATCTGATCGTGAAGGGTAACGATCTGGTGCTGGGAACTAATGGCCGATCGCTCTGGATTCTCGATGATATTTCGCCGGTCCGAAGCTTGAATGCAGAGAAAGCTGAAGAGCCGGTAGTGTTCCTGAAGCCGGAGCCTTGCATCCGCTGGAAAATGGGAAGCTCCGCCATCACTTCACATTTAGCAGCATCGTTCGAAAACCCTCCGTATGGAGCCGTTCTGCATTATCATCTCAAAAAGAAACCAGCCAAAGAACTCAAACTGGTGATTGAAGATGCTGCGGGTAACCGGATCATCAGTTTTGAAGGCAAGAAAGATCAGGACGACAAAGAGAAGAAACAAGAACCTGAGGAAGGTTCTACTCCCAAACCGGAGCTCGAGAATGAACCGGGCCTGCATCGGTTTGTCTGGAACCTGAGCCATGAGAGGGGGGCTGCCATCAAAGGTGCGGTTGCTGATATGGGTAGCCCTGAAGTAGGGCCACCTGTGAACTCGGGTAAATATACTGCACGCCTGATCGTTGATGGGAAAACATACGCTAACGCGATTACGGTACTCCCTGATCCACGAATCAAGCAATCCGATCGTGATGTAGTCCTTCAGGAAAAGATCACACTGGAAATGCGTGGAGATATCAAGCTGCTGACGAATACCGTCGAAACGCTGCGTGCAGTTCGTTCACAGTTGCAATCGCGCAATGAACTGTTGAAAGACCATAAGGAAGCGGGCAAACTCGTTGATGCGAGCAAGAAAGCGATCGAACAGCTCGATCAGCTCGAAGAGAAGCTCCATAATCCCAAAGCAAAAATTGCTTACGATATCCTGGCGCAGCGTGGCGGAGCGAAACTTTATTCCAGGCTGGTGTTCCTGTACAACTCGGCGCTGGACGGCGATGACGGTCCAACGCAGGGTGAACTGGAAGTCTATATCGGTATCAAGACTGAGCTGAAACAGTGCATCGTCGCGTGGGAGAAATTCAAATCGACGGATTTAATCGGTCTGAATGAGCAAGCTCTCAAGCTCTCCGTCCCAACGATCTTTGTGCCTAAGCTGGTTGAAAAGAAATAA
- the trxA gene encoding thioredoxin: MLMHEFNWKKEVLESKEPVLVDFWAEWCGPCRMMNPVLESLARDYKVCKVNVDSNQALASAYGVSSIPALMIFKNGQKVASHVGVMQEAALRSELERHQ; this comes from the coding sequence ATGCTGATGCACGAATTCAACTGGAAAAAGGAAGTGCTGGAATCGAAGGAGCCTGTGCTGGTCGATTTCTGGGCCGAGTGGTGTGGGCCGTGCAGAATGATGAACCCTGTTCTCGAATCACTGGCACGCGATTACAAAGTCTGCAAGGTCAATGTCGATTCGAATCAGGCATTGGCATCCGCGTATGGCGTATCATCCATCCCAGCACTGATGATATTCAAGAATGGACAGAAAGTTGCCAGCCACGTAGGTGTGATGCAGGAGGCGGCACTCAGAAGTGAACTCGAACGACACCAATAA
- a CDS encoding SGNH/GDSL hydrolase family protein: MQYALLSVLFIFGSIVVQEKKNPEPKPDPSLVRVEDVAGLPRVLIIGDSISMGYTLPVRKLLKDKANVHRIPENGGPTTNGIAKLDKWLTVNGSRHWDVIHFNWGLHDLKVTANGHQVSQEVYEKNLRQLVKQLQATGARLIWATTTPVPEGKLSPPRKTEDVLQYNAIAHKIMMEEGVTINDLYAACLPELKNWQRPVNVHFTEKGSQALAEIIAGKIKEELNRKP; encoded by the coding sequence ATGCAATACGCTCTACTCTCTGTTTTATTCATCTTTGGCTCGATAGTAGTTCAGGAAAAGAAAAACCCTGAACCAAAACCTGATCCATCGCTGGTCCGTGTGGAAGATGTTGCCGGGTTGCCGCGCGTCCTGATCATCGGCGATTCCATTTCGATGGGTTACACGCTGCCTGTCCGCAAACTGCTCAAAGACAAAGCCAATGTGCATCGCATCCCGGAAAACGGCGGTCCAACTACCAATGGCATCGCCAAACTCGATAAGTGGCTGACGGTTAACGGCTCACGCCACTGGGATGTCATTCATTTCAACTGGGGACTGCACGATTTGAAAGTGACTGCCAACGGCCACCAGGTTTCTCAAGAAGTATACGAGAAAAACCTCAGACAACTGGTGAAGCAACTGCAGGCAACGGGTGCTCGACTCATCTGGGCAACCACCACACCAGTTCCCGAAGGTAAATTAAGCCCACCACGCAAGACCGAAGATGTACTGCAGTACAATGCCATTGCTCACAAGATCATGATGGAGGAAGGCGTCACTATTAATGACCTCTATGCCGCCTGCCTGCCCGAACTCAAGAACTGGCAAAGGCCGGTCAATGTTCATTTCACCGAGAAAGGATCACAGGCCCTGGCTGAAATCATCGCGGGCAAAATCAAAGAAGAACTGAATCGCAAACCTTAA